The sequence GCCGTTCGGCCGCCAGCGTCGCCGTGAGGGTTCCCTCGCGGACCTCCCGCTCGACGTCGGGCCCGAGGCGGCGCACCTCCGGATGCTCTTGGAGGCGGTCCATCAGCCGCTCGCGCACCATCGCCCAGGTCCAGTCGACCTGCTGGGCCCGGCGCCGCTCGGCCAGGGCGCCGGTGGAGTCCAGCAGGGCGCGGTGCTGCTCGATCCGCTCCCACACCGCCTTCAGCCCGCTGCCCTCGCGGGCGCTGCACGTCAGGACCGGCGGCGTCCACACCGCATCGGGGGGCTGCAACAGCCGCAGCGCACCGGCCAGTTCGCGGGCCGCGGAGCGCGCGTCCCGTTCGTGCGGACCGTCCGCCTTGTTGACGGACACCAGGTCCGCCAGTTCCAGGACGCCCTTCTTGATGCCCTGGAGCTGGTCGCCGGTGCGGGCCAGCGTCAGCAGCAGGAAGGTGTCGACCATATTGGCCACGGTGGTCTCGGACTGGCCGACGCCGACCGTCTCCACCAGGACGACGTCATAGCCCGCCGCCTCCATGACGACGATGGACTCGCGGGTCGCCCGCGCCACCCCGCCCAGGGTCCCGGACGTGGGGGAGGGGCGCACAAACGCCGCCGGGTCCGTCGCCAGCCGCTCCATCCGGGTCTTGTCGCCCAGGATGGAGCCGCCGGTACGGGTGGAGGACGG is a genomic window of Streptomyces gilvosporeus containing:
- the meaB gene encoding methylmalonyl Co-A mutase-associated GTPase MeaB, with product MPATIDVERYAEGVRAGSRAWIARAVTLVESTRPDHRAAAQRLLVKLLPYSGAARRVGISGVPGVGKSTFIDALGSLLTGLGHRVAVLAVDPSSTRTGGSILGDKTRMERLATDPAAFVRPSPTSGTLGGVARATRESIVVMEAAGYDVVLVETVGVGQSETTVANMVDTFLLLTLARTGDQLQGIKKGVLELADLVSVNKADGPHERDARSAARELAGALRLLQPPDAVWTPPVLTCSAREGSGLKAVWERIEQHRALLDSTGALAERRRAQQVDWTWAMVRERLMDRLQEHPEVRRLGPDVEREVREGTLTATLAAERLLDAFGLPDAPQVP